The segment AGTCACTGGAAAGAAAATAGCAGTCTCACCTCCAAACCTGTGAGTCAAAGCACTCTCTGGAGACTAGATCTTCCCTGGAATGACCGGTGCAGAGAtggctgtggagcagcccagtTCCTGGGTACAGATGGATCCCAGAAGGGGAGCTGAACCTTGTCCCAACTGCTCTGCCACCCCCGTGCTTCCTGCGCTCCTGGTCATACCTGCCTTGggcagtcaccagagagaaaatggattttcctgtatttctttcagtgagttattgaactcagagatctccttgccttagtctccttgGATTTAATCTGGTATTATCTTGCATGGATCTAAGCTTTTAATGGCTACTATGCATTAAGATCTCCATGgcaagatccagatcagaaacttgtgtcttccagcctcaataACTGGCTGGATTACAAGTGAGCCCTACAATTCTGGATCGTAattcatttcagatatagtcaatTTAACAACCAGGAATAGCATATTTCACTAGAGCCAAAATATAGCACCCACCCATTCAGAATAGGACTTTTGGGTTGTATTCTACTATTGGTGAGCATTATCAAACTCACAAATTTATTGCCTAAACTGAGGGTATGCATTTTTCCATGCgtgtattttgttttgctttgcattgttttcttttgagacagggactctctgtatagctctggctgttctcaTGTTGGAACTCATATTGAATATGAAAACCtctaactcacaaagatcctcctgcatctgctggCTGAATGTTAGGATTAAAGACATCCATGGGATTTCCACTCatcaattattttataaaaaacattCTCACAGCTTCTTATGTCTAGCATCTTAAAAGATACCATAAGAGGTATGAAGAAGGTGGTGTTCTCTGAAATTTTGGCTTTATAAAGCAAATGCAGAATTGTAACCTGAGGCAGGTTGAACCTAGCTCAACCACATCTTTAGGCTTGCAATAGAATTTCTACCTATGTGTGACAAAGTTAAGCAAACCTtttatatctatctattcatctctcttttttcatttgttctttcattcCTTTGTTCCTTCACTCTTTTGTTCCTTCCCTCTTAACATCTCAACCAGTTTCCCATGCCAACGCTCCTCCCAATCCCTCACCACCTCCATTTGCACCCTATATGCTCCTTCTCATTTCCCTTaaaaaagggcaggcctcccatggatatcaagcAATTTTGTCATATTTAAGTTGCAGTAAGGCTAGGGACCTCCCCTAGTATTAAAGCTGGGTGAATCTAGTTAACATTCTTGATTAAGACTTGGGTATGCTGAAGCCTGAGTAGAGCTTACCATGAGACTTCCAATCTCTCTTTTAAAGACCAGAACAGTATGAAGGAGCTTCCAAAAGATGGCAAATAGCTGATTAAAATGTCACCATTGAGGTTGACTAAAGCCATGGAAAAACACACTAGACAGGTTCAAAGCTTGTTCTCTCCTGTAAGTCATAAAAATTCATAGCTATCTGCAATGATTGCAAGTAAGGAGaaatcaaaagaaggaaataacAATTATGAAGAATGTACAAGTTGCTATGACAATGAGAAAAGTTGAATTTTtgtaaaagagagaaaggaggaagaaaaagaagaacaagaggaggaagaagaatactaagaaggaggagaagaggaggaggaggaagagaaggaagaagaagagaagaagaagaacaagaagaagaagaacaagaagaagaacaagaacaagaagaacgagaagaagaacaagaaagtaCAGGGTATTACATAAATGCATGTTGGAATAAAAGTTTCTGGATATTCATGTGATGCAGACTTACATGGTTTTTGCTGGGGCAAGACCTGTTGGAGGACACAtaatgtttggagagagtataaataggacagAGACAGCTAGCTTTGCAATATTTTGTTGGTCTCTTGTCTTGGTTGATCTTGGCTTCcattgagagaggcatggcagagcACTTCTCCTGTGTCCCGGATGATTCTGGTCTGCCCCTACTTACTTGTACTGATTCagagaggcctggctgtttctgctggatcatgccacCACTGTTTATTCATATTTggtcctgacactactgaactggactgttggtatccAGACAAACTGAGATTGGAATCACCCATAAggactacttctaaacaggtccacatacCCTTGTTCCATTTAccatcttccccctccccacctttgAATAGTGGGCTAAAAGTGGGAGGGTCAAAGCATTTAAAACTCCTTatttaaagtaggttttaaaaagtCTAAGTCTACCAGGTTctgaaaagcaaatataaaatgtgatgaacaaatgaaataatctaaaagaaaatgagatttaTCACCTCTCTGTTTTGGAGGAGATCACATTTACAAGGAAAGGGGTTTTACATGCAAAGACAGAGATGCTGGCTTACACCACACTCACAATCAACAGTATTTGTGGCATGACAGAAGAGCAGTGGAAATATATTGAAGTCCCTAAGTGTGTGAATAATGAAGGGCATTGTTGTATTTAATCCCAGTTCTGTCTCCCAGTCTCATGTTCCCAGAAAAAACTCAGACTTGAAATATACTTACAAACACCTTGGCTATATACCTAGGTTCTTCTCTGACTATAATTATAACTTAAGATAACTCATTTATTTGAACATATATTCTGCCAAGGGGCTGattggttacctgtgctcagggacCATGCATTTGTACCCTTACATCTTCATGGGCCAATCTTCCATCTGCCCCTGTCCtacaattctttctcttcccagatgtcccaccttccaTTCCTGCTTAATTCACAGGCTGTAGCCTGTATAAAGAAGATCTTGTacattgtatggatgcatcacctgccAATTGAAAAGCCTGTCTAATAATCCTGAGCATAGCACACGTGGTACTGGCAGGTCTTGCCCTTTCCCATTCCTTCCCCCCTGCCAAACCATTTGATTCCATCCATCAAGCTAGCCCCCAAGGTCTATTCCTTTATTTGGCTACTGAGACAAAATTCCAAGTCTAacaatcaaaattcattatttggaTAACAAGTACAATCAAGATATACCAACTCATGCTAATATATACTTCTCCCCCTTTTCCTGTAAAAATACACTCCAACAGAAACACCTGCTGCTTTCTGCCTGCCTTTACCAAATCCAGAGGAAGCTCCAACCCTGCTTGCCCTATTGGGATAATAGATTTCCTATATGCTGGGaatatagtgtctgggtttgttctGAGCCTACTCCAAGAGGTAAATACTTTAAACataatacataaacataataattcTATAATTAAAAGCACTAAAATTGaattgtgaagatcttttcccaatctgtaggttgctgttttgtcctattgacaatgtcctttgccttacagaagcttttcaattttatgaggtcccatttgtcaattgttgattttagagcatgaGTCAtcggtgttttgttcaggaaattttcccccatGCTAATGTATTTGAggttcttttccactttctcttctattagattcagtgtgtgtggttttatgtggaggtccttgctttgtacaatgagataagaatggatcaatttgcatttttctacatgctaaccgacagttgaaccagcacaatttgttgaaaatgctgtcttttttcccattgAATGGTTTTGGattctctgtcaaagatcaagttatcATAACATcttaagtgtgtgggttcatttctgggtcttcagttctattccattgatctacctgcctgtcactgtaccaataccatgcagttttttaaatcactattgctctgtagtacaggttgaggccaggatggtgattcccctagaagttcttttactgttgagaatagttttcatgaTCCTGATGaatttgttatcccagatgaatttgagaattgtgtttcaaactcaatgaagaattgagttggaattttgatggtgattgcattgaatctgtagattgcttttagcaagatgtccattttactgtgttaattctgatccatgagcatgggatatctttccatcttctgatgtcttctttgatttttttcctcagagacttgaaattcttgtcatatacatctttcacttgtttgattagagtcacaccaagatattttatagtatttgtgaccattgtgaagggtgtaatttaccttatttctttctcaggccaTTTATCATTTTCATAGAAGAAAGCTACTTTGAGTAAAATTTTATAtctaaccactttgctgaagttgtttatcagctataggagttctctcatggatttttttggtggtggttaTGTATACTACCATATACCAACCAGACATCCagtagaggattaatatccaaaatatacaaagaacttaagaagttagactccatagaaacaaataaccctattaaaatgggtacagagctaaacaaagaattctcggcTGAGGAATCTGGAGcgtctgagaagcacttaaaaatatgttcagcatccttagtcatcagggaaatgcaaatcaaaatgacactgagattccatcaAACACCAATCAGAGTgactaagataaagaactcaggtgacagtagatgctggagaggatgtggagaaagaggaacactcttccattgctgatgggattgacAGCTgggaaaaccactctggaaataagccTAGCAGTTCCTCAttaaattggaaatagttctacccgAAGATCCAGCTACACAACTCCTAtgcttatacccaaaagatgctactactaacaaggacacatggtcctccactatgttcatagcatcattatttataatagtcagaagctggaaacaacccagatgtccctcaacaaagggctggatacagaaaatttacacaacagagtactgctactcagcaattaaaaacagtgacttcatgaactttgtaggcaaatggatagaatttgaaaatattatattgagtGAGTCAACCCAgatacaaaataacacacatggtatgtattcactgataagtggatattagccacaaaaagctcagaatacccacaatacaactcacagatcatatgaaatccaagaaggaaaaccaaagtatggattcctcagtcctactcagaagggggaagaaaataatcacaggaggtagagggaggagaagtatcttggagggagaggaggaggaggaggaggaggaggaggaggaggaggaggaggaggaggaggagagaaaagtggGGAGGATCAGATCctggaagaaacaggaagaagtacagagggtcaggaatttgaacagagatGTGGAGCAGTGGGTTATGGGGAACTGGGGGCAGCCACTAGAAAGTACCAGACGTTAGGGACTCAAGAGGTTACCAGGACCCAACATGGATGACATTAGGCAAAATACACAACAAAGTGGAGATGGAacatgtagagaccatatccagtggacaGGCACAGCCTCCGGGTGAGGGAtgtggccacccacccatctcaaaaatattaatccacaATTGCTCCcaccaaaaggaaatgcagggacaaattgtggagcagagatggaaggaaaggccatccagagcctgTGACACCTAAGGCtatatcccatctgcagacactaaacccagtCACCGTTGCTTATGGGAGCTTGGTATAGCTGccccttgagaggctctgccatagcCTCACCAATACAGATGCTGATGCACTCAGCTATCCATTGAAAAAGCAttggaaccccaatggaggagttaggggaagggctgaaggaactgaaggggtttacaaccccaaaggaagaacaacattatcaaccaactaGAGACCCCCAAAGGTCCAAGGaactaagccactaaccaaagagtacacatggagggatctatggctccagctgcatgtgtagcaaagGATTGCTGTATATGACGTCAACGGGAGGAAAGCCCCTTGatcctgtggaaacttgatgacccagtgtaggggaatgcaagggcactgaggtgggagtgggtgggtgggtgggtgggtgggagcaccctcatcaaagtaggaggaagaggacggAATAGGGCATTCGTGGAGGAGAAACTGGAAAGggtgatagcatttgaaatgtaaataaataaaataaccaataaaaataaaatgggattgtgagttttcaagaaaataattaaattttctgAATTGATGTTTTTGTAGAAAAATTAGGGTAGTAAATATGATATAGAATTATGGTTtgaaaatgaatgagtgaatttaTATCTTGAaactttcatttaattttgaaacTGTAAAGAgtaacaaactaaaacaaaacaaaacaccagagacCAGAAATTTAAATATAGATTTCTGAGAGCTAATTGGATGAAAAAATCTTGTATTTAATCTCTCCCATCACTAAAATCAAAGACACAAATAAGCTCACTATGTAACTAAATTAGAAATTAATGTATCATCTTACAGTTATCTGAGTTTTCAGAGAAACTTTCTCCATAGTGATTGGAGGtattctaataaaattaaattcttgttcctttctctgaatatggatagtTCTTTTGAATTTTGCTGTGTAGACAATTTTCAAgagaatttattcatttcctaaATATTTCAACTTAATTATTCAATAGCTCAACTATGGATAAAAGAAAACAGCATTTTTGGGCAAGACAAACTCTACTGAAGTTATTAAGTAGTGAGGGAATTCAAAATCTTActtaatttcatttcttcttcaaacATTGAAATATCAGTAACATCAACTTGTACATTAGTGACCTCACCAGTAGAGAACTGAAAGATGAAATCATCTCTTTTATTGACATTAGACTTGCAGCTTGTAAATGCCCCCAAATACAATGATAGTTAGTGCTGTACATTTAGTACCTCCCTTGACTCatgcatttaataaaatattcatgtaaGGAGGTCTTGgggaccaggcatggtggtacagccATGATCCCAGACCTCAGGAGTAGAcatggaggccagcctaggctacacagagagaactgaaTAAGAACGTATCTCAGAAATAAGTAATAGCAATAGTTTTGGAAAGCAATTGAAATAACAGGCTAAATGATTTCTAACTGCCaggaaatgaaaatatcattGAACAAAGACTGATTGTTCTTTGTCTTCAAATTCAGTCCAGATTATCTCTTTGGTTTGGACATTTTCTGTCCATTTTCTAAACAAGTAAATATAGGCCATGCAAAAATTAAGTTATAATAGGATCTGGCGTGTGTATATCATAGACTTCAggttttgcacacacacacacacacacacatccacacagaggcacacacacacacacatccacacagaggcgcacacacacacacacacacacagaggcacatgcacacacagaggcacacgcgcacacacacacaaaggcacatacacacacacacagaggcacacacacatccacacagaggcgcacacacgcacacacacacacagaggcacacgcacacacagaggcacacacacacacacaaaggcacacacacacacacaggcacacgcacacacacatgcacatgcctggGCATGAGCACGTGAACACACCCTACTGAGAGCATCTCATCTTTTGTCTTCAAGATGTAAATGGATCGTCAGCATTTATTCCTTCCAACTTTAGTCTGATATCATATAGTATCTTGCCTCttaaaaaattgtcctgtgtgaaTTATGTAATTTCCCAGAAAATTAAGATGGGCATAAAATGATGAAAATCCAATTAAGAATTTCATACGATGCATTTAGGCTGAACTTGGAAGGATGCTTTTCTGATTATTTTGAATTCATGCCTTCAATTGCCATTTACATAAAATGTTTAGCTCTGGGGAGCTTTCTGCACCAAAGGCAGTTCCTCTACCCCTGTAAGCACTTGATTGTGGTGATAGCAACCCAAGCACACTGATTAATGCTTGAGAACATATCAATATTAAATCCTTGACTTTCCAGAACTTccaaaacaattttcaaattttgaTAAGTtcgattatttttcttttaaacaaaacattaaaattctAAATAGATATATCtggataataaaatataaacatggatttttaaataaaattaacccaGGAATAATGGTTTGATGGTTTATCATATGAAAGTCATTTTCTATTTAACACAAAGTAGCCATATTATGTGGTATTGTTTGATTCCACCTGTTATTTTTAGTTGTTGAAAATTTAAACTTCCCAATGTTATTGTTTTTCTCCATTATAAATTCCCATTTTTGCACATCATTTACTTACAATGTTGTAGGTAGAATACTGCCATGGATTGACAGTTTTCATCCCCAAATATTCTTACACCATAACAAAttaagataggaaggaaggaacctaTTGATAGaaagcaacaaaaatatttgCCCTAAGTTACCCTATTTATGGCaagtaattattaataataaaagactAAAACACTTAAAAGTCATTCACTTGCATATTTTGTTGAAAGTTTAATGTGCTCTCATTTACATCCAGGATTTACAAACTCACTTATCATCCAAGCACATGCCTAACTAAATGTCTGCTCATGCAAAACGAAACCATACCCAGCGACTTACAATGGATTAGGCCAGGAAAGGTCGTTTCCAGTACATGTTAGTAGCAATTTAGCTTGTATACGAGCAAAAGAGTCTTAAAATAGTAATTGTAATAGTAGAAGTAAGAAATCAAATGGTACTTCAGTTTGTGTACAAAACATGTAGAATATGACAGATGACTGTATCTTATGCTCTCACTTTATCAGCTGTAGACAAATCTGTTTCACCGTTATATAAAATaggtgtgtgggggagggagaggaaaacacacacatgcacaatggaGTTGTTTTACTCCGGCatcaagaagaatgaaattgtCATTTTCAGGAATAAATGAAACTGCAGATCATTTAGGCTCAATGATCACACGCGAACACGAGGAGCACATGAAAGCACTGTGGGGCATTTGGGAGACAGATGGGGGAGAAAGCAGTGGGATTACAGAAGGTGGTACTTAGGAGAATGTTACCACGGTGTAGTGTGTATAAtacctctgaaatgtcacaataAACGCTGTACTTTGCACAGTTAATGCACAGCAATGAAAGTGAAAATCAAAGCGAATTCTACCTAGAAAGATATATGCATAACCTCAACACAATACAATTTGAAGGAGATAGATTTCAAAATATAGATATAAAAGCAGAGGAATAAATTATTCCTAAGAACAGTATTTCAGATGGCCATAGAAACATATCGAAGTTACTCATTCCTCTTTCTAATTAGTAGGAAAAAAAGATGCATTAAGATTGAATTGATAAAACAAGAAGCTAAAATCAACATAGTAACATATCATCTCAAGGAAAGATTATtgaatgcaaaaagaaaaataataaccaaGACACCCATTTTGATTCAGTTATAAAATCGTAGTGTCTTCCTGACACTAAGGTTTAGCTAGGAATCCTGAAGGAGATTAGTGGGAATAATGGGGTTCATGAACTTGAAATCTGAGGTCTCAGAGTCCTCAGTCAGACAGACCTCATAATGGTAACTCTGGGACAGGGTCCCTGCACCGCTGACATCCACCAGGTGGCCAGGAAAGTGTCCCTCGGGAATAGAGCAGTCACCCAGAGAAGCCGCCCTGGCCTTCTTGCACAGTTTGACCCCCACAAACAGCAGCACAGACAAGAGGAAAAGTGAAGACACAGAAGCCAATGCAATAACCAGATAGAGTGTGAGCATGTCTTCTTCCTGTGCGGGGTTGCGCGCCACctctggcagaggcaggtagggctGAGAGAAGCCATCCACCACTAGCACGTGCAGAGTGACGCTGGCAGAGCGCGGAGGGTCGCCATTGTCCTTGACCACCAGCACCAGCCTGTGCTTGGGCACATCGCGCTCGCTCAGCAGCCTGGTGGTGCGCACCTCGCCATTGTGCGCCCACACGCTGAACAGCCCGGGCTCCGTGGCCTTGAGCAGCTGGAAGGACAGCCAGGCGTTCTGACCAGAGTCACGGTCCACAGCCACCACCTTGGTGACCAGGTAGCCGGGCTCTGCTGCTCTGGGCAGCAGTTCTGTGCAGGGTGCAGAGGAATTCTGCATCGGGTAGAGCACGAAGGGCGCATTGTCATTGTCATCTAGCACCACCACGCGCACCAGAGCCTGGCTGCTGAGCGCGGGCGAGCCTCCATCTGTAGCGCCCACGCGGAACTCAAAGGCCTTCAAGGCCTCATAGTCCAACGCCCTGAGTGCAAACAGTTGCCCATTGTCTGAGTTGATGGAGATGAGTGAGGGGAGGCCCAACTGCTGGTCAGGGGGCGGCAGCAGCGAATAGATAATGAGGCCATTGGAGCCTGAGTCTGGGTCTGTGGCGCTGATGGTGCCTATGTGCAGGGCAGGGCTATTGTTCTCATGAACAAACAAGGTGTAGGAGGTTTGAGTGAAGGCGGGGGCGTTATCATTGATGTCGGATACCAACACTCTTATGGTGTGCTGGGTTGTGAGCCTGGGTGTGCCCAGGTCGGACACCGTGATGGTGATGCTGTActcagctctgctctctctgtctaGGGGTCTCTCCGTCACCAAGGTGTAGAAGTTCTTGATTGTGGGTTTTAGAAGAAATGGAAGTTCGTTCTGAATAGAACACACCATTCTTCCATTATCCCCAGAATCTGGGTCAGAGACACTGAAAACAGCAACTACAGCTTCAGGAGCATTTTCTGGGATGGAACTAGTGAGCGAAGATATAGTGAGTTTAGGGGCATTATCATTCACATCCAACACCTGCACAGCCACAGTGCATTTTCCTGAGAGACCTCCACTGTCTGTGGCTACAATTTCCATGTTATAATGTGGAGTTGCCTCAAAATCCAATGCTCCTTTAAGACGAACTTCTCCTGTGATTTCATCTATTACAAATGGTTGAGAACCTCCTGCTCCTTGAAACAGAGAGTAGGCTACATTGCCGTGTATCCCAGCATCTAAATCTCTGGCAGAGACTGTGACGACTAAGGCATTGAGTGGACTGTTCTCAGGGATCTCCACCGCATAGAGCGACTGCACAAATTGGGGGGCATTATCATTGATGTCCACGACTTCAATTCGAACCGTGGTCGTCCCAGACTTGGGCGGGGCTCCCCCATCCAGAGCAGTGAGGATTAAAGTGAGCTCAGGCTGCTCCTCCCTGTCCAGGGCTCTGTCCAGCACCAGCTCTGGGTATTTCCTGCCATCTGAGCGACTGTGAGTAACGACGTGGAAATGGAGGTTGGGACTGACTGTGTAGTTCTGAACAGCGTTGCTCCCTATGTCAGGGTCCTGAGCTGCCTTCAGAGGAAACACAGTCCCTGGCTGGGcaatttcttgaatttttagGAGCATTTCTGTGTCGGGGAACTCTGGAGAATGGTCGTTTATATCTGTGAGCTGCAGGTCTGTTTGAAAGAACTGCACAGGGTTTTCCAGTATGATCTGGAAGTGCAGCACACAGGGTTCTGTCTCCCCACACAGTGCCTCGCGATCTGGTTTTTCCTTCAGGAGCAAATTCCCTCTCTCTGCATCAAGCTGCAAGAGCTCTTTGTTACCATTGTGATGGATCTGTGCCCCTCTAGTGGCCAGTTCCCCAACCCTGAGCCCCAGATCTTTTGCCAGGTTAGCTACCAAATAGCCACTCTCCGTTTCTTCTGGCAAGGAATAGCTAATTGCCTCAGAACCAGACTCCCACAAAAACAACAATATAGCAAGGAAAATGACTTGccttttctctggtgtttttgTTAGCGCTGTCTCCATTGTTCAGATTCAGTCTAGAGGATGCTGCTTCTTCTAAATCTTGCCGGTATCAATCACACAGATGTTTTGGTGAAATAATTGCTTTCAGTAGTCTTTTCCCCTATAT is part of the Apodemus sylvaticus chromosome 13, mApoSyl1.1, whole genome shotgun sequence genome and harbors:
- the LOC127663795 gene encoding protocadherin beta-8 isoform X6 — its product is METALTKTPEKRQVIFLAILLFLWESGSEAISYSLPEETESGYLVANLAKDLGLRVGELATRGAQIHHNGNKELLQLDAERGNLLLKEKPDREALCGETEPCVLHFQIILENPVQFFQTDLQLTDINDHSPEFPDTEMLLKIQEIAQPGTVFPLKAAQDPDIGSNAVQNYTVSPNLHFHVVTHSRSDGRKYPELVLDRALDREEQPELTLILTALDGGAPPKSGTTTVRIEVVDINDNAPQFVQSLYAVEIPENSPLNALVVTVSARDLDAGIHGNVAYSLFQGAGGSQPFVIDEITGEVRLKGALDFEATPHYNMEIVATDSGGLSGKCTVAVQVLDVNDNAPKLTISSLTSSIPENAPEAVVAVFSVSDPDSGDNGRMVCSIQNELPFLLKPTIKNFYTLVTERPLDRESRAEYSITITVSDLGTPRLTTQHTIRVLVSDINDNAPAFTQTSYTLFVHENNSPALHIGTISATDPDSGSNGLIIYSLLPPPDQQLGLPSLISINSDNGQLFALRALDYEALKAFEFRVGATDGGSPALSSQALVRVVVLDDNDNAPFVLYPMQNSSAPCTELLPRAAEPGYLVTKVVAVDRDSGQNAWLSFQLLKATEPGLFSVWAHNGEVRTTRLLSERDVPKHRLVLVVKDNGDPPRSASVTLHVLVVDGFSQPYLPLPEVALDPAHEDSELTLYLVIALASVSLLFLVSVLLFVGVRLCRKARAASLGGCSIPEGHFPGHLVDVSGAGTLSQSYQYEVCLTGDSGTGEFKFLKPILPNFQDHSLRPEMRENPNSRNDWGLDIQLK
- the LOC127663795 gene encoding protocadherin beta-8 isoform X10; this encodes METALTKTPEKRQVIFLAILLFLWESGSEAISYSLPEETESGYLVANLAKDLGLRVGELATRGAQIHHNGNKELLQLDAERGNLLLKEKPDREALCGETEPCVLHFQIILENPVQFFQTDLQLTDINDHSPEFPDTEMLLKIQEIAQPGTVFPLKAAQDPDIGSNAVQNYTVSPNLHFHVVTHSRSDGRKYPELVLDRALDREEQPELTLILTALDGGAPPKSGTTTVRIEVVDINDNAPQFVQSLYAVEIPENSPLNALVVTVSARDLDAGIHGNVAYSLFQGAGGSQPFVIDEITGEVRLKGALDFEATPHYNMEIVATDSGGLSGKCTVAVQVLDVNDNAPKLTISSLTSSIPENAPEAVVAVFSVSDPDSGDNGRMVCSIQNELPFLLKPTIKNFYTLVTERPLDRESRAEYSITITVSDLGTPRLTTQHTIRVLVSDINDNAPAFTQTSYTLFVHENNSPALHIGTISATDPDSGSNGLIIYSLLPPPDQQLGLPSLISINSDNGQLFALRALDYEALKAFEFRVGATDGGSPALSSQALVRVVVLDDNDNAPFVLYPMQNSSAPCTELLPRAAEPGYLVTKVVAVDRDSGQNAWLSFQLLKATEPGLFSVWAHNGEVRTTRLLSERDVPKHRLVLVVKDNGDPPRSASVTLHVLVVDGFSQPYLPLPEVARDPAHEEDALTLYLVIALASVSSLFLLCVLLFVGVRLCRRARAASLGGYSVPEGHFPGHLVDVRGMGTLSQTYQYDVCLMGNSSETSEFNFLKPVLPSSVDQRSGKEIEGNSTLQNSFEFHH